One part of the Sarcophilus harrisii chromosome 5, mSarHar1.11, whole genome shotgun sequence genome encodes these proteins:
- the LOC100927108 gene encoding aldo-keto reductase family 1 member C1 homolog produces MALSRFRVTMNDGNTIPALGLGTYAPKSVPKHEAEMAVKVAIDVGFRHIDGAFLYENEKEVGQGIRTKIADGTVTREEIFYTGKLWSTHHHPDLVRPALEETLKALQLDYIDLYIIHWPVSLKPGKTKIPQDENQKIIFEFVDLRDTWEAMEKCKDAGLVKSIGVSNFNRRQLEMILNKTGLKYKPVCNQVECHPYLNQSKLLEFCKSNDIILVAYSALGSNRESPWIDEKSPVLLDDPVLGTIAKKHNRSPAQVALRYQIQRGVVVLAKSFSEKRIKENFQVFDFQLTSEDMKVIDGLNRNLRYLTLDIFQDNINYPFNDDY; encoded by the exons ATGGCTCTTTCCAGATTTAGGGTGACAATGAATGATGGGAATACTATCCCAGCGCTCGGACTTGGTACTTATGCACCCAAAAGC GTTCCCAAACATGAAGCTGAGATGGCTGTAAAGGTGGCTATTGACGTGGGCTTCCGCCATATTGATGGGGCTTTcctatatgaaaatgaaaaagaagttggACAGGGAATCCGAACAAAGATTGCAGATGGGACAGTGACCAGAGAAGAGATATTCTACACAGGGAAG CTCTGGAGTACACACCACCACCCTGATTTGGTCAGGCCTGCCCTGGAAGAGACCCTCAAGGCCCTCCAGCTTGATTACATCGACCTCTATATTATCCATTGGCCTGTCTCTCTTAAA CCTGGCAAAACTAAGATCCCACAGgatgaaaatcagaaaattatatttgagTTTGTGGATTTGCGGGACACTTGGGAG GCTATGGAGAAATGTAAGGATGCAGGCCTTGTAAAGTCCATTGGAGTTTCCAACTTCAACCGCAGGCAATTGGAAATGATCCTGAACAAAACTGGGCTTAAATATAAACCTGTCTGCAACCAG GTGGAATGTCATCCTTACCTAAACCAGAGCAAATTATTGGAGTTCTGCAAGTCAAATGACATCATATTAGTAGCATACAGTGCTTTGGGATCCAACAGAGAGTCTCCATG GATAGATGAAAAGTCTCCTGTTCTGCTAGATGACCCAGTCCTAGGAACCATTGCCAAGAAACACAATCGTTCACCAGCCCAGGTTGCTCTTCGATACCAGATTCAGCGAGGAGTGGTAGTCTTGGCAAAGAGCTTCAGTGAAAAGCGGATCAAAGAGAACTTTCAG GTATTCGATTTCCAGTTAACTTCAGAAGACATGAAAGTCATTGATGGCCTTAACAGAAACTTGCGCTATCTGACTCTTGATAT aTTCCAAGATAATATCAACTATCCTTTTAATGATGATTACTAA